One genomic region from Hemiscyllium ocellatum isolate sHemOce1 chromosome 13, sHemOce1.pat.X.cur, whole genome shotgun sequence encodes:
- the aqp12 gene encoding aquaporin 12, translated as MAGLNVSFGYFFAVVAFCELIRRTSKKLLPFWFYSNVLVELLACLQQAACWFELRMLVIIGPWGGGFGMDVVMTLLFLLTSVHEATCDRAEANPLVTVQGFLRSNSLAVASIVKILAQFAGMQLASTGVKRYWSWELTDFHLIQNMMARDCSSAIETSVGQGACVEAACAFFFQLVLMKFEGAALGYRILSKALTITALVHVGRSPLHDSS; from the coding sequence ATGGCTGGACTCAACGTCTCCTTTGGGTACTTCTTTGCCGTGGTGGCTTTCTGCGAGTTGATCAGGAGGACTTCCAAAAAGCTTTTGCCGTTTTGGTTCTATTCCAATGTTCTGGTTGAGCTCCTGGCTTGCCTGCAGCAGGCTGCCTGCTGGTTTGAGCTCCGGATGCTGGTGATCAtagggccatggggcggtgggttTGGAATGGATGTGGTTATGACTCTGCTGTTCCTCCTCACCTCGGTCCACGAGGCCACGTGTGACAGAGCTGAGGCCAACCCCCTGGTCACAGTACAGGGATTCCTCCGCTCCAACAGTCTTGCAGTGGCCAGCATTGTGAAGATCTTGGCCCAGTTTGCAGGGATGCAGTTAGCCAGCACGGGGGTGAAGAGGTACTGGTCCTGGGAGCTGACAGATTTCCACCTGATTCAGAACATGATGGCAAGGGACTGCAGCTCAGCTATCGAGACATCGGTCGGCCAAGGAGCTTGTGTTGAAGCTGCTTGTGCCTTCTTTTTCCAGCTGGTGCTGATGAAGTTCGAAGGAGCAGCTCTCGGATACAGGATCCTGTCTAAGGCTCTGACCATCACTGCTCTGGTGCATGTAGGTAGGTCTCCACTCCATGATTCATCTTGA